The Leisingera daeponensis DSM 23529 genome includes the window AAAGCTCCGGCCATCCGAGGTCCGCACCTCCAAGACACAGCGGCGATGCTCAACACCGCTGTTGACCTGCATCCTGCGGAACACGGCCCCATCTTCGGGCAGGCCGGCTTCAGCGGCCGCCCTGGGCCAAAGCGCCCGCGCACGGGCCTCTACCGCGTCCATCGCGGCAAACGGATCGTGCCGGGCTGCCGCAGGCGGCTGTTCTGAATTCATCGAAACACCAAAGCTTTTTATTGCGTGGAAATCTGACTGCACTAAACAGCAACATTATGACTGCACCAAGCAAATCTCATGGCCGCAAAGCCATCCGCCCGACCCTGAAGCCGCGCGAGCTGATGACGCCGACGCCGGATTTGGCGGGGGTGTGGAAAGCCAAGATCATCACGCTGTTCCCTTCGGCCTTTCCAGGCGTTCTGGGTGAAAGCCTGACCGGCAAGGCGCTGCAGGAGGGCCTGTGGCAGCTGGAAACCGTCGACCTGCGCGGCTTCGGTATCGGCAAGCACCGCAACGTGGATGACACGCCCGCCGGCGGCGGCGCCGGAATGGTGCTCAGAGCCGACGTGCTGGGCGAGGCGATCGAGCACACGATGGCGGACACCCGGGGCAACTGGCCGCTGGTCTACCTGTCCCCGCGCGGGCGGCGGATGGACCAGCAGATGATGCAGAACTTTGCCCGGTGCGACGGCATCACCCTGCTCTGCGGCCGTTTTGAAGGCGTCGACGAGCGCGTGCTGGAGCACTACGGCATCCAGGAAGTCTCCCTGGGCGATTTTGTCATGACCGGCGGCGAACTGGCCGCCCAGGCGCTGATCGACGCCACCGTGCGGCTGATCCCCGGGGTGCTGGGAAACCAGGCCTCCACCGAGGAGGAGAGCTTCTCCTCCGGCCTGCTGGAACATCCGCAATACACCCGCCCCGCCGAATGGAAGGGCCGGGAGATACCGGAAGTTCTGATGTCCGGCCACCATGGCCGGATTGCCGAATGGCGGCGTGAAATAAGCGAAGAGATCACCAGAACCCGCCGCCCGGATCTGTGGGAGGCCTATTGCCGCAAGACCCAAAAAGACGGCTGAACGGAGGAGCCGGTTGTCCGGCCCGGAGGGCGCGCGCAGCGCCAGACCGTTGCCGGGCGCCCCAAGCCGTGCTTTAGTCCGCTCATATTCATGAAGAATTAGGAGTGAACAGGGTGGCTGCTAAATTTGAACTCTACACCGACAACGCGGGGGAATTCCGCTTTCGCCTGAAAGCAGGCAACGGCG containing:
- the trmD gene encoding tRNA (guanosine(37)-N1)-methyltransferase TrmD, with the protein product MTAPSKSHGRKAIRPTLKPRELMTPTPDLAGVWKAKIITLFPSAFPGVLGESLTGKALQEGLWQLETVDLRGFGIGKHRNVDDTPAGGGAGMVLRADVLGEAIEHTMADTRGNWPLVYLSPRGRRMDQQMMQNFARCDGITLLCGRFEGVDERVLEHYGIQEVSLGDFVMTGGELAAQALIDATVRLIPGVLGNQASTEEESFSSGLLEHPQYTRPAEWKGREIPEVLMSGHHGRIAEWRREISEEITRTRRPDLWEAYCRKTQKDG